In one window of Juglans regia cultivar Chandler chromosome 3, Walnut 2.0, whole genome shotgun sequence DNA:
- the LOC108983421 gene encoding cytochrome P450 94C1-like has protein sequence MELEGSWFLQFLQYPCFCFLALFFLIFFFLLCLVTLKPWCNCEICHSFLTSSWSKQFDNLCDWYAHLLKTSPSGTIHIHVLGNTITANPGNVEYMLKTRFENYPKGKPFSMILGDFLGRGIFNVDGDLWKFQRKMGNLELNKYSMISYAFEIVNCEIKSRLVPLLSSTAGKEDGVLDLQDVFRRFSFDSICRFSFGLDPMCLELSLPMSEFAVSFDLASKLSAERAMTASPLVWKIKRMLNIGSEKKLREAISTINILAQEVIRQKRKMGFSTHKDLLSRFMGTVSDETYLRDIVISFLLAGRDTIASALTSFFWLLANHPDVGSAIQLEADGVIGANQELSSFEQLRELHYLQAAVHESMRLYPPIQFDSKFCQEDDVLPDGIFVRRGTRVTYHPYAMGRIEEIWGPDCLEFKPERWLKDGVFFPANPFKYPVFQAGPRVCLGKEMALVELKCLSLLLLRRFHIELKTPSRTPLFSPGLTASFRGGLQVLVRERETPL, from the coding sequence ATGGAGCTTGAAGGTTCCTGGTTCTTGCAGTTTCTTCAGTACCCTTGCTTTTGCTTCCttgcattattttttctaatattttttttcttgctctgCCTGGTTACACTAAAGCCTTGGTGCAACTGTGAAATTTGTCATAGTTTTCTCACGTCGAGTTGGTCCAAACAATTCGATAATCTTTGTGATTGGTATGCCCATCTTCTGAAAACCTCTCCGAGTGGAACCATCCACATACATGTTCTTGGAAACACGATCACCGCCAACCCCGGTAACGTCGAGTACATGCTCAAAACAAGATTTGAGAATTACCCAAAAGGCAAACCCTTCTCCATGATCTTGGGTGATTTTCTAGGTCGAGGTATATTCAACGTGGACGGGGACCTATGGAAATTCCAGAGAAAGATGGGGAATCTAGAGCTCAACAAGTACTCCATGATATCGTATGCGTTCGAGATAGTCAATTGCGAGATTAAAAGTCGACTTGTCCCGCTTTTATCCTCTACTGCAGGCAAAGAAGATGGAGTTTTGGATTTACAAGACGTGTTTCGAAGATTTTCGTTCGATAGCATATGCCGATTCTCGTTTGGGTTGGACCCCATGTGCCTGGAGTTGTCACTTCCTATGTCCGAATTCGCTGTTTCCTTTGACCTAGCTTCAAAATTGTCAGCCGAGAGAGCCATGACTGCTTCCCCGCTTGTGTGGAAGATCAAACGGATGCTCAATATAGGTAGCGAGAAGAAATTAAGAGAAGCTATTAGTACGATAAACATTTTGGCTCAAGAAGTCATAAGACAGAAGCGCAAAATGGGATTTTCCACTCATAAAGATCTCTTGTCTCGTTTCATGGGCACTGTAAGTGATGAAACATATTTGAGAGACATCGTTATAAGCTTCCTCTTAGCTGGTCGTGACACCATTGCGTCAGCCTTGACTAGCTTCTTCTGGCTATTGGCAAACCATCCGGACGTGGGGTCAGCAATCCAGCTGGAGGCAGACGGAGTCATCGGAGCAAACCAGGAGCTCTCAAGCTTCGAACAGCTCCGAGAGCTCCATTATTTACAAGCTGCAGTGCATGAGAGTATGAGACTCTATCCTCCTATACAATTCGATTCAAAGTTTTGTCAAGAGGATGATGTCCTTCCTGATGGGATCTTTGTGAGGAGAGGCACTAGGGTTACTTACCATCCCTATGCAATGGGTCGGATCGAAGAAATTTGGGGGCCAGATTGCTTAGAATTTAAGCCAGAAAGGTGGTTGAAAGATGGCGTATTCTTCCCAGCAAACCCTTTTAAGTACCCAGTTTTCCAAGCTGGACCTAGGGTCTGTTTGGGCAAAGAAATGGCTTTAGTGGAGCTAAaatgtctctctcttttattgCTTAGACGATTCCACATCGAATTGAAGACACCGAGCCGCACGCCCTTGTTCTCCCCGGGGCTCACCGCTTCCTTTAGAGGCGGACTCCAGGTCTTGGTGCGGGAAAGAGAGACACCTTTATAA